In one Nicotiana tomentosiformis chromosome 6, ASM39032v3, whole genome shotgun sequence genomic region, the following are encoded:
- the LOC138894297 gene encoding uncharacterized protein — translation MDPLKYIFQNPMPTGKLAKWQILLTEFDIIYVTQKAVKGKALADHLAENPVDGEYKRLKTYFTDEEVSFVGEDIAETYDGWRIFFDGVENFKGVGIEAVLVLETGQNYPELLVIRDSVLLVHQVLGEWTTKNTKIFPYLYCVQDLIKRFTKIEFKHVPRIQNEFADALATLSSMIQHLGKNFIDPIPIEIRKQTVYCTHIEQEFDGNPWFHDIKEYLEKGEYPENATYSQKYTLRKLANHFF, via the exons atggatccactaaaatacatctttcagaatcccatgcctacgggtaagttagcaaagtggcagatattacTCACTGAATTCGACATCAtttatgtgactcagaaggcagtcaagggGAAAGCATTAGCCGATCACTTAGCAGAGAACcccgtagacggagaatacaAACGATTGAAGACGTATTTTACCGACGAGGAAGTTTCATTTGTAGGTGAAGATATTGCCGAAACATATGACGGTTGGAGGATATTTTTCGACGGAGTAGAAAACTTTAAGGGAGTGGGCATCGAAGCTGTTTTAGTATTAGAAACCGGTCAAAATTACCCG gagttgctggtaatcaGGGATTCTGTTCTACTGGTACATCAAGTGCTTGGAGAGTGGACTaccaagaacactaaaatatttCCATACCTATATTGTGTGCAAGATTTGATCAaaaggttcacgaagatagaattcaaacatgttccaaggattcagaacgagttcgcagatgcattggctaccttgtcttccatgatacaacatctagGCAAGAATTTTATCGATCCTATCCCGATAGAGATTCGTAAACAGACAGTTTATTGCACTCATATTGAACAAGAGTTTGACGGAAATCCATGGTTTCAcgatatcaaggagtatttaGAGAAAGGAGAATACCCAGAAAATGCCACATACTCTCAGAAGTACACGCTTCGAAAATTGGCCAACCACTTCTTTTAG